The Herpetosiphonaceae bacterium genome has a segment encoding these proteins:
- a CDS encoding ATP-binding protein, whose translation MLDLSDYQLRQRDYLLRISQAITAQLDLQAVLSLVVRYAVEIVAGNYGFIALHEEPDGELQIAVAYNIAPEQYPDFKPLLRVLARSGAPNQERVRAVLRIADRLHLPLRQVVSLPLLLRGAPIGVIVVFRAAVNVAFTLDDQALIEAFANQAAVAVQNARLYEAAVQEQERLNAIIEQAADGVMILDRRWRITSFNRAMEHLTGWPREEAIGRPCAEVLGIHSDQGINICLTACPLQCFPRQPNPTVEGRITTRDGRERYISSRYSPTYGPDEEFLGAIANVRDITARKLEEQQQATFISVISHELKTPVAIIKGYASTLRRTDANWDHDTLLDGMQVIEEEADRLDALIGNLLDVSRLQASGLRLQFGPVDLPALAERTVQGIAAGAPEHFEFQLRFPGSFPPVHADEERLRMVLANLLSNAVKYSPEGGIIRVGGWTEGGEAIVYVADQGVGIAPEDQPRIFERFYRVDNTLGRQTQGAGLGLYLAHAIIEAHGGTLRVESQPGRGSRFVFTLPLERRSLPVESDLPPTEE comes from the coding sequence GTGTTAGATTTATCCGACTATCAACTGCGCCAGCGCGATTACCTGCTACGGATCAGCCAGGCGATTACCGCGCAGCTCGATCTGCAAGCGGTCCTGAGCCTGGTCGTGCGCTATGCGGTCGAGATCGTCGCTGGTAACTACGGCTTTATCGCGCTCCACGAAGAGCCTGACGGCGAGCTACAGATTGCCGTCGCCTACAACATCGCGCCGGAGCAGTATCCCGACTTCAAGCCGCTGCTGCGGGTGCTGGCAAGGTCCGGCGCGCCCAACCAGGAGCGTGTGCGGGCGGTGCTGCGGATCGCCGATCGGCTGCACCTGCCGCTGCGCCAGGTCGTCTCGCTGCCGCTGCTGCTGCGCGGCGCTCCGATCGGCGTGATCGTCGTCTTTCGGGCGGCGGTCAATGTTGCGTTTACGCTCGACGATCAGGCGCTGATCGAGGCGTTTGCCAATCAGGCCGCTGTTGCGGTGCAGAATGCGCGGCTGTACGAGGCTGCCGTGCAGGAGCAGGAGCGGCTGAACGCGATCATCGAACAGGCGGCGGATGGCGTGATGATCCTCGATCGTCGCTGGCGGATCACGTCGTTCAATCGCGCGATGGAGCATCTCACAGGCTGGCCGCGCGAAGAGGCGATCGGACGGCCCTGCGCCGAGGTGCTCGGCATCCACAGCGATCAGGGCATCAATATTTGCTTGACGGCCTGCCCGCTCCAATGCTTCCCACGCCAGCCCAATCCGACGGTTGAGGGTAGAATCACGACGCGCGATGGACGCGAGCGCTATATTTCAAGCCGGTACTCGCCCACATATGGCCCTGACGAGGAGTTCCTGGGCGCGATTGCCAACGTCCGCGATATTACGGCGCGCAAGCTGGAAGAGCAGCAGCAGGCGACGTTTATCTCGGTGATCTCGCACGAGCTTAAGACGCCGGTGGCGATCATCAAAGGCTACGCCAGCACGCTGCGCCGCACCGATGCGAACTGGGATCACGATACGCTGCTGGACGGAATGCAGGTGATCGAGGAGGAGGCCGACCGGCTGGATGCGCTGATCGGGAACTTGCTCGATGTATCGCGGCTGCAGGCCAGCGGCCTGCGCTTGCAGTTCGGCCCCGTCGATCTTCCGGCCCTGGCCGAGCGGACGGTGCAGGGCATCGCGGCGGGCGCACCGGAGCACTTCGAGTTTCAACTGCGCTTTCCCGGCTCGTTTCCGCCGGTCCACGCCGACGAGGAGCGCCTGCGGATGGTGCTGGCAAATCTGCTGTCGAATGCCGTCAAATATAGCCCGGAGGGTGGGATCATCCGGGTTGGCGGCTGGACCGAAGGTGGCGAGGCGATCGTGTATGTGGCCGACCAGGGCGTCGGTATCGCGCCCGAAGACCAACCGCGTATCTTCGAGCGCTTTTATCGCGTTGACAATACCCTAGGCCGACAAACGCAGGGAGCCGGTCTTGGCCTCTACCTGGCACATGCGATCATCGAAGCGCACGGCGGAACATTGCGTGTGGAGAGCCAGCCGGGGCGCGGCTCCCGCTTTGTTTTCACGCTGCCGCTCGAACGGCGCAGCCTGCCGGTAGAATCGGATCTGCCGCCTACCGAGGAATAG
- a CDS encoding response regulator transcription factor — protein MTIQSTSEQPRIELKDRLVLVVDDEPRIVNFVRMNLELEGCRVIAASNGREALDRIRDNLPDIVLLDIMMPGMDGFEVLRRLRQFSTVPVIVLTAKDQEDDRIQGLELGADDYIGKPFSHRELLSRIRAVLRRHATPPPVPQTQLKIDDRLTIDFAKHEVLVHGEPVSLRPTEYRLLYHLVQNAGWVMPHDVLLAKVWGPEYRDESHYLRLYITYLRQKIEEDPANPRYILTERGVGYRFVDFRNKQA, from the coding sequence ATGACGATACAGAGCACAAGCGAGCAGCCCAGGATCGAGCTTAAAGATCGGCTCGTGCTGGTGGTGGACGACGAGCCGCGCATCGTAAACTTTGTGCGGATGAACCTTGAGCTTGAAGGCTGTCGGGTGATCGCGGCGAGCAATGGCCGGGAGGCGCTGGATCGCATCCGCGATAACTTGCCCGACATCGTGCTGCTGGACATCATGATGCCGGGCATGGATGGCTTTGAGGTGCTGCGCCGCCTGCGGCAGTTCTCGACGGTCCCGGTGATCGTGCTGACGGCCAAAGATCAGGAGGACGATCGGATTCAAGGGCTGGAGCTGGGAGCGGACGATTATATCGGCAAGCCGTTCTCGCACCGCGAGCTGCTGAGCCGGATTCGCGCGGTGCTGCGGCGACATGCCACGCCGCCGCCGGTGCCGCAGACACAGCTTAAGATCGACGATCGGCTGACGATCGATTTCGCCAAGCACGAGGTGCTGGTCCATGGCGAGCCGGTGAGCCTGCGCCCGACCGAGTATCGTCTGCTGTACCATCTGGTGCAGAACGCGGGCTGGGTCATGCCCCACGACGTGCTGCTGGCGAAGGTCTGGGGGCCTGAGTACCGCGACGAGAGCCATTATCTGCGGCTGTATATCACCTACCTGCGGCAGAAGATCGAAGAAGATCCGGCCAATCCGCGCTACATATTGACGGAGCGCGGCGTCGGCTATCGCTTCGTCGATTTCCGCAACAAGCAGGCGTAG
- a CDS encoding Hsp20/alpha crystallin family protein → MANMRRFDPFGEMLSLRDAMNQLFEESFVSPARMGSGSATFSMPLDVSETQDEFVVDAVVPGFKPEDLDITIQDNVLTIRGETRKEQQTSDKPANYHVMERRYGRFSRTISLPTAVKADAVRATLEQGILHLEIPKAEEVKPRRITVNTGRALEGKAVEVHTDGEQTKARGQ, encoded by the coding sequence ATGGCAAACATGCGGCGCTTTGATCCGTTTGGCGAGATGTTGAGCCTGCGCGACGCTATGAACCAGCTCTTTGAAGAAAGCTTCGTCAGCCCCGCGCGTATGGGAAGCGGCAGCGCTACGTTCTCGATGCCGTTGGATGTCAGCGAAACCCAGGATGAGTTCGTCGTCGATGCCGTCGTGCCCGGCTTCAAGCCGGAAGATCTCGATATTACCATCCAGGATAACGTGCTGACCATTCGCGGCGAAACCCGCAAGGAGCAGCAGACCAGCGACAAGCCGGCTAACTATCATGTGATGGAGCGGCGCTATGGTCGCTTCAGCCGCACGATCAGCCTGCCGACGGCGGTCAAAGCCGATGCGGTACGCGCGACGCTGGAGCAAGGCATTCTGCACCTGGAAATTCCCAAGGCCGAGGAAGTCAAGCCACGCCGGATCACCGTTAACACGGGGCGCGCGCTCGAAGGCAAGGCCGTCGAGGTCCACACCGACGGCGAGCAGACCAAGGCACGCGGTCAATAG